One part of the Parabacteroides distasonis ATCC 8503 genome encodes these proteins:
- a CDS encoding type II toxin-antitoxin system RelE/ParE family toxin, with protein sequence MDGQLSRKKVIGSPIYEESLERIFVEGIERFGIFQARKYLEHILNTVEKLENDYPYYPECRHLATKSRMYRNIILDSHLIIYRITEERIEVLDIVHSASSMRKIKQARNIHIE encoded by the coding sequence ATGGATGGACAACTATCAAGGAAAAAAGTAATCGGTTCTCCCATTTACGAGGAAAGCCTTGAGAGGATTTTCGTGGAAGGTATAGAACGATTCGGCATATTCCAAGCCCGGAAATATCTTGAGCACATATTGAATACAGTCGAGAAACTGGAAAACGACTATCCTTATTATCCCGAATGCCGACACCTAGCTACGAAAAGCCGCATGTACCGGAACATCATCCTGGATTCACACCTTATCATCTACCGCATCACCGAGGAGCGTATCGAAGTGCTAGACATCGTCCATTCCGCATCCAGCATGCGAAAGATCAAACAGGCTAGGAATATCCACATCGAATGA